From the Acidovorax sp. NCPPB 3576 genome, the window GCTGCAATCTCAGTCGCATCGCCTGTGCGAGCTTTTTCCCCAGTAAGCCGTTGGGTTGTTATGGCGATGGCGGTGCAATATTCACAAACGATGAAGGCTTGGGAAAAATCATTCGTCAGATAGCCAGGCACGGTCAGGAGCGGCGTTATCACCATGTGCGCATAGGTGTGAATAGCCGGCTTGACACGTTGCAGGCAGCCATTTTATTGGCCAAGCTGGAAGTTTTTGACGCGGAGTTGAAGAAGCGGAGCGAGGTGGCTTTCGATTATGTTCAGGGATTGAGTGGCTGCAAGAATCTGGCTGTACCAGAATATTCAAAGAGCGAAATTTCTAGCTGGGCGCAATTTACCATTCAGCATCATCAACGCGATGTGTTGGCAGAGAAGCTGAAAAGCAGGGGTGTCCCAACTGCCATTCACTACCCTGTGCCTTTAAATAAGCAACCTGCGCTCGGCGACAACGGCTTCAGTTTGCCCGTGGGTGACAGGTTGGCGAGGCAGGTGCTTAGCTTGCCTATGAGTCCATGGTTGAGCCGGGTTGATCAAGATTTTGTTATTAAATCTGTTTTGGAAATTTGCGAAGAGATTTGATGTATCTTTCGATTTTTATTGGCTTGATTAAATAAATCATTTGCCTGCGGTTTGTTGCTTGCCTGGTGGTTAAGTAGTCTTAAGCTCGAGGTTTATGATTGGATTTTGCCTCTGAATAATAATGTTGCGGCCGCTTCACAACTACTTGCGTTAGACGGTTCATGTTGGATTGAGGGAAAAATAATGAAGGTACTCAGAGTGGTGGGGGCGCGGCCCCAATTTATGCAGGTGCCTGTGGTTCGTGACGTGCTGCTCCAAAGAGGGCATGAGCATGTGTTGTTGCATACCGGCCAGCACTATGACGACAGCATGAGTGCGGTATTTTTTAGAGAGCTCGGCATCCCCCCTGCCGATATCAACCTCGGTATTTCCGAGTTAGGCCATGGCGGTATGACGGGTCGCATGATGGAAGGCATAGAGCGGTCGCTGCAAGAGGTGCGCCCAGATGTTCTGCTCGTGGATGGCGATACCAACTCGACGATGGCCGCAGCTCTGAGCGCAGTCAAACTGCATATTCCGGTGGTTCACATCGAAGCAGGTTTGCGTGATTTCGACCGCAAGCGGCCCGAAGAGATCAACCGTGTGGTGACTGACCACGTCGCCTCGATCAATTGCGCACCGATTCCACGCGCCATCAGCAATCTTGAGAATGAAGGTCTGGGTGCGTCCGCTGTGTTGACCGGTGACGTCTTGCTGGACTGTTTCGTGCATTATTTCGAGCGGCGCAGCCACAGCGTCGTGGCGGAACTCGAACTGCAGCCGGGTGGCTACTACCTGTCCACCTTGCACCGGCCCGAGAACACCGATCTCGTCAATGCGGAGCGTTTCTCCGCGATCTTTGGTTTTCTTTCCGATCTTGACAAGCCGGTCATCCTGCCCTTGCACCCACGCAGCCGACGCATGGTGGAGCAATGGCAAAGCGCAGGAGGGCGACTGGGAGCCATTCGTCTGGTGCCACCGGTCACGTATCTCGAAATGCTTGCCTTGCTCGAAGGGGCTGATTGCGTGTTCACGGACTCCGGCGGGTTGCCGCGCGAAGCGGTGTGGATGGGCTGCCGCTGCGTCATGCTATTTCGTGAAGACACGTGGCACGATCTTTTGGAGCAGGGTTGGGCTGCTATCGGGAAGACCGACAGATCGTCGATCGAAGCCGCTTTCAATCAGGCAGTGCGGCCAGATAAAAAATCTACGCGCGACTTCTTCGGTGGGGGAGAGGCTGCAAAGAGAGTGGTTGAACAATTAGAGAGCATGAAGGAGTAACGACGATGACCACAGACATGATCTCGACAAAGGCCAAGATAGGCCGCAATGTCACGCTGGGCGCGCACGTCAGAATCCACGACAACGTTGAAATCGGCGATGACACGGTGATTGGCGATTTTTGTGTCATCGGTCATCCTGCCGGGGGCGAGTACCAAGGACAACCGCTGCAGATCGGGCCGCGCAGCGTGATCCGATCGCACTCCATCCTGTATGAGGGCAGCAGCTTTGGTGCGGATTTGAGGGTAGGTCATACCTCTCTTATCCGAGAAGGGGTGAAGGCCGGGGTGAATTTGCAGATCGGCAGCTTCAACGATCTTGAAGGTGACACGGTGATCGGCGATTGGGTGCGGTTCCATAGCAATGTGCACGTGGGCCGTGGCGCGGTGATCGGCGACCTGGTGTGGATCTTTCCCTATGTCGTGCTCACGAATGATCCTATTCCGCCATCTGGCCTCAAGGAGGGTGTGACTCTTGGCGCAGGGTCTGCGGTATGCACCAGCGCGGTGGTGCTGCCTGGCACGGTGGTCGGACGTGGGGCGTTCATCGCAGCGATGACCCGTGCAAGGGGAAATATTCCTGGGGGCGCACTCGTGGTGGGGGGGGAGGGACACATCGTCGGGACCATCCGGAAGCTGCGGCACAAGGAGTCGGGCAAGC encodes:
- a CDS encoding DegT/DnrJ/EryC1/StrS family aminotransferase, with amino-acid sequence MEFIDLKSQYLALKAEVDGRIQKVLEHGQYILGPEVAELEERLVEYTGAKYCISVANGTDALQIALMALGVGPGDEVITPGFTYIATAETAALLGAKPVYVDVLPGSCNVDPSLIESAITSKTKAIIPVSLYGQCADFDAINEIASRHGIPVIEDAAQSFGATYKGKKSCNLSRIACASFFPSKPLGCYGDGGAIFTNDEGLGKIIRQIARHGQERRYHHVRIGVNSRLDTLQAAILLAKLEVFDAELKKRSEVAFDYVQGLSGCKNLAVPEYSKSEISSWAQFTIQHHQRDVLAEKLKSRGVPTAIHYPVPLNKQPALGDNGFSLPVGDRLARQVLSLPMSPWLSRVDQDFVIKSVLEICEEI
- the wecB gene encoding non-hydrolyzing UDP-N-acetylglucosamine 2-epimerase, with the translated sequence MKVLRVVGARPQFMQVPVVRDVLLQRGHEHVLLHTGQHYDDSMSAVFFRELGIPPADINLGISELGHGGMTGRMMEGIERSLQEVRPDVLLVDGDTNSTMAAALSAVKLHIPVVHIEAGLRDFDRKRPEEINRVVTDHVASINCAPIPRAISNLENEGLGASAVLTGDVLLDCFVHYFERRSHSVVAELELQPGGYYLSTLHRPENTDLVNAERFSAIFGFLSDLDKPVILPLHPRSRRMVEQWQSAGGRLGAIRLVPPVTYLEMLALLEGADCVFTDSGGLPREAVWMGCRCVMLFREDTWHDLLEQGWAAIGKTDRSSIEAAFNQAVRPDKKSTRDFFGGGEAAKRVVEQLESMKE
- a CDS encoding N-acetyltransferase, which translates into the protein MTTDMISTKAKIGRNVTLGAHVRIHDNVEIGDDTVIGDFCVIGHPAGGEYQGQPLQIGPRSVIRSHSILYEGSSFGADLRVGHTSLIREGVKAGVNLQIGSFNDLEGDTVIGDWVRFHSNVHVGRGAVIGDLVWIFPYVVLTNDPIPPSGLKEGVTLGAGSAVCTSAVVLPGTVVGRGAFIAAMTRARGNIPGGALVVGGEGHIVGTIRKLRHKESGKQHPWMTHFADYYPAEAQSAITALHQAVESDVELLERELAAKKASS